A genomic segment from Meleagris gallopavo isolate NT-WF06-2002-E0010 breed Aviagen turkey brand Nicholas breeding stock chromosome 25, Turkey_5.1, whole genome shotgun sequence encodes:
- the EDN2 gene encoding endothelin-2 has translation MPNHPAGAALLALALCVLLEAGMGQPPLQSHLGAAAHLRAKRCSCNSWLDKECIYFCHLDIIWVNTPGHTAPYGLGSPPRRRKRSPGRCECSRSGDSICASFCQEEPRYLQSLRLPRSSGASTKAPQSGDVKPSQHSLLRALRDLAVSRLQFGKQQHRAQRSAPPAVLPWKKNIWKKKR, from the exons ATGCCCAACCATCCTGCCGGTGCTGCGCTGCTGGCGCTCGCCCTCTGCGTCCTCCTGGAAGCCG GTATGGGGCAGCCTCCCCTGCAGTCCCACCTCGGCGCGGCCGCGCACCTGAGAGCCAAGCGGTGCTCCTGCAACAGCTGGCTGGATAAGGAGTGCATCTACTTCTGTCACCTGGATATCATCTGGGTCAACACACCTGG GCACACTGCTCCCTATGGCCTGGGCAGCCCGCCACGACGGCGCAAGAGATCACCTGGCAGGTGCGAGTGCTCACGCTCCGGAGACAGCATCTGTGCCAGCTTCTGCCAGGAGGAGCCCAG GTACCTCCAGAGCCTGAGGCTCCCAAGGAGCTCTGGAGCATCGACAAAGGCTCCACAGAGCGGTGATGTGAAGccttcccagcacagcctgtTGAGAGCCCTCAG GGACCTTGCTGTATCCCGCCTGCAGTttggcaagcagcagcaccgTGCTCAGCGGAGTGCTCCACCAGCAGTTTTGCCTTGGAAGAAGAACATTTGGAAGAAGAAGAGATAA